gtgctgccatcaagcaagccaagtgGGTGAAGCCCATCTGATATGGAGGGCGGTGGTCCAAATATAAGTATGGGGAGACCTGGCAGAtttgactatatcacactgcctcagacccgccaaggcaagcgctacgtgctgaccatggtggaagccaccacctCATGGTGGGtgacctaccctgtgcctcaaGCCACTGTCTGTAACACCATCTATGGCCTAGAAAAGTAAGTCCTTTGGAGGCATtgtacccctgagagaattgagtcagtCAACGGGTCTCGTTTCAAGAACAGCCGTATAACCACCTGCGCTGGAGAGCACGGCAATGATTGGGTGTaccatattccctaccatgcaccagcgGCTGGGAAATTGGAGAGGTGCAATGGGCTGTTAAAAACAACCTTGAAAGCATTGAGTGGGGGATCTTTCAAGAATTGGGAGTGGCATCTAGCAGAGGCCAACTGGTTAGTTGACACCCGAggttccaccaaccgagcaggccctgccctgTCTGAGTCCTTGCATACAGTAGATGGAGATAAATTCCCAGTATTGCATGTCATAGGTTTGTTAGGGAAGACAATTTGGATCAATTCTGCCTCAAATACAGACAAACCCATTcatgggattgtctttgctgagGGACCAGGTGGCAcatggtggataatgcagaaagatgggaCAACATGATGTGTATCTCAGGGAGATCTGCTTTTTGGATGAGAACCATATGTAAATATTACTATTGgatgtcactgtcattgtctGTATATAGCTGTTTTctgtacatacatatatttgtaTGATGTATGTGTTTACAGAATTAGAATATATTTTAGATATAGTGGTAAGCTGACCATACGGAAATAAGGGGTGAAATGGcttggggtgactttatgatgcttgtatcctCAAATTGTTCGTTTGTGTTCAATATtgagttctgcagctttaagactgCTTCCAGGAGTgaagcaggaagagaaagaagtgcAGAGTTTGTAGTCAGAGACTGCACTTGCTCCCCCACATTCTTCACACGGATTGTGTTGTCTGCAGTGGACAGCAGgaatgacttctttttttttttgttagttatGCTGGCTAGCTGAGGCAAAGGAGACCCCTGgacactgttttttttccctttctaatgGAATTGattgaacctgctctggactgaaaaccccAAAGGAGCACTGGGAGGTCACACTTGTGTCCTACTGGGGCCTGGCCTAGGCCATGGCATTTCTCAGCACCGAAAGGACTCAAAACAGACTGAGGAAGCTGGGCTGCGACCCACAACAAGGACTCTTCTGAGTTTGTCATCTCTTTCAGAGCAGCGAGAAGTTTTGCCATTTGCTATTGTTCAATTTTGTGCTGGGAAGCGCTTTGTCTcttaaataaacagttttttccacttttctcttAGGAAGCATTTTCCCCAAACCAGAGAAGGGCCCCCATTTGGAgctttcctcccaaatttgccctaaactAGGGCAATTGGGAAGGGGTTGGGGGAGAAGTAGAAGGAGTataaagagaaggagaaggaaaaggctAAAGAGAATGAAGataagaagggaaaggagaattAGATGAAGAAGGACAACATGAAGGGGAAGAAGGTGATGGAGTAGATGAGAAACAAAGAGAATGAGAgctataaagaagaaaaagaaaaagacaaagacaTAGGGAAAGGGAAAGACTTGATGACAATAAAATTTGTCAATGTACACGGCATAGAGAGGGAGAAGTCTCTCTCTGATTTTGACCTCTTCCCCTTTAGCAGAGCCATGGTGTCACAGAGGGCCTGGAGCTATGGCAGCCTTTGCTCATGgagtgctcccagctctggagtcaaccccactgccagcactgctgcatgGCTGTAAGAGCTCCTGGTCTCATTGCATAGAAATACTGAGATCTCTCTGTCTTCAGACAGAGTGCTTGGAGCCTCCTTGTCAATCTCCCTCTTCGTCACCGACCCATTCCCAAATCTCTCCTTCATATCCTGCCATTTCACCTTTGATTCCGTTTTATCCTCCACTTTAACCTATGCTATCCCCTTCAAACTTCTCTTCAACCATTCCCTTCCACTTCCATTTAGAGTTCTCCCAGAAGCACAAATTCGCCTCTCACTCTTGCAactcccccatcccagcagcccTCATGATTTGGGAAAACAAGGCAAAGAGACAGGAATTGGATGCAAGAAAACTTTATTGTACCAAGAAGGGCAGGAGAGGTCAGGAGAGGGATGGTGGAAAAGCCCCAGACAGGCCGGGTGTCACGGGCTGCAGGAGGCCAGGGCAGCTTGTGCAGAGCTCAACTTCTCCATGCTGGGCTGAGGCGGCCACACGCgtttgggctgggctgtggtggctcTAGCAGGGCCCGCAGGTGTCCCAGAGCTTCTTGCTGTAGCGGGGCAGGGCGCAAGGGCTGTAGGCGGGAGCAGCGCAGGCTCTGCCAAAGGTGCAGAGGCCAGCCGAGGCCTGGGTGGCGCCGGCGCCGTAGAGGccgcccagccccagggagccgCCAAAGGCCGGTGCTCCGGAGGAGCCCACCACGGcttgctgggggaaggaggtgagGATGGGGCCGGGGAAGGTGACCACCACGGGGGGCGGCTGGATCAAGGCCGAGGAGTCGGGGCACTGGCGGGCACACAGCTCGTTGCAGCTCTCAGCgatgggctggggcacagccacgCTGGTTTTGGGGGTGCACAGCTCGTAGCTGCTCCTGGGAGGACACACATCGTAGCAGGACATCTTGGTGTGACAGAGATGAGGCTGAAAGGGAATTCAGAAAACAGGGGTTAGAAGAGTCATGGGGATCTCCAGATTCAGCAGTGTGCTGCTCCCACACCTGCCACAGACTCTGACTGGCCACAGCCACACAACCTtgcccacactgcccagcaatggctctgtgcccagcagcaccctTAAAGCCCTGATCCCTAAGCCCCCAGATCTCACAAGCCCTGCCCaagtccctgtgcccagcctggctccatctgTCCCGGACAAGGGGCTCCTTCCTTGCTCTCCCaaggaggctgagctgggcctgGCCATGCCAGGCTGGTGCCAGCACATCCGCTCCCCCTGGCATCTCTGGTGGCCAGGGAgggccctgggcagcccctgggccaggaggcagagccctgcaggacccacctggccttgggctgagcagagcaaggCCGCAGCAGTGGATGCAGCCCTGGGCCAGGACAGCGCTTTTATGGGTGGCTGCAGaggtggggcaggagctgcccatgCTGGGTGCACGTGTGTGGGACAAGGCCCggcctcagccctgctgccacagggcCCTTCTGCTGACTCCTGGATTTCATGGtcagcctcaagctgcaccatCAGCTCCTGCAATTATCCAGCTGGGATACTGCCAGTGCCACTTCGTGGGCCACATCAGCTCCAGGAAGTGCCTGGCGTGTGCCACCGGCCGTCCCTGaagggcagagggcagagctgaaCCAACACCTAAAGAAAC
The nucleotide sequence above comes from Oenanthe melanoleuca isolate GR-GAL-2019-014 chromosome 2, OMel1.0, whole genome shotgun sequence. Encoded proteins:
- the LOC130249942 gene encoding scale keratin-like isoform X2, whose translation is MVQLEADHEIQESAEGPCGSRAEAGPCPTHVHPAWAAPAPPLQPPIKALSWPRAASTAAALLCSAQGQPHLCHTKMSCYDVCPPRSSYELCTPKTSVAVPQPIAESCNELCARQCPDSSALIQPPPVVVTFPGPILTSFPQQAVVGSSGAPAFGGSLGLGGLYGAGATQASAGLCTFGRACAAPAYSPCALPRYSKKLWDTCGPC
- the LOC130249942 gene encoding scale keratin-like isoform X5, coding for MSCYDVCPPRSSYELCTPKTSVAVPQPIAESCNELCARQCPDSSALIQPPPVVVTFPGPILTSFPQQAVVGSSGAPAFGGSLGLGGLYGAGATQASAGLCTFGRACAAPAYSPCALPRYSKKLWDTCGPC
- the LOC130249942 gene encoding scale keratin-like isoform X3, which gives rise to MVQLEAGHEMQESAEGPRGSRAEAGPCPAHVHPAWAAPAPPLQPPIKALSWPRAASTAAASLCSAQGQPHLCHTKMSCYDVCPPRSSYELCTPKTSVAVPQPIAESCNELCARQCPDSSALIQPPPVVVTFPGPILTSFPQQAVVGSSGAPAFGGSLGLGGLYGAGATQASAGLCTFGRACAAPAYSPCALPRYSKKLWDTCGPC